In Procambarus clarkii isolate CNS0578487 chromosome 36, FALCON_Pclarkii_2.0, whole genome shotgun sequence, one DNA window encodes the following:
- the LOC138371711 gene encoding dynein heavy chain-like, translated as MVDYTKIMVDYTKMRVDYTKMMVDYTKMMVDYTKMRVDCTMMKVDYPKMKVDYTKMMVDYTKIMVDYTKMRVDYTKMRVDYTKMRVDYTKMMVDYTKMMVDYTKMMVDYTKIMVDYTKMRVDYTKMMVDYTKMMVDYTKIMVDYTKMMVDYTKIMVDYTKMMVDYTKIMVDYTKMMVDYTKMMVDYTKIMVDYTKIMVDYTKMRVDYTKMMVDYTKMMVDYTKMRVDYTKMMVDYTKMMVDYTKMRVDYTKMRVDYTKMRVDYTKMRVNYTEMRVDYTKKRVDCTKMKVDYTKMRVDNIKCTVDYSKYTVADIK; from the coding sequence ATGGTAGATTATACCAAGATAATGGTAGATTATACCAAGATGAGAGTAGATTACACCAAGATGATGGTAGATTACACCAAGATGATGGTAGATTACACCAAGATGAGAGTAGATTGCACCATGATGAAAGTAGATTACCCCAAGATGAAAGTAGATTACACCAAGATGATGGTAGATTACACCAAGATAATGGTAGATTATACCAAGATGAGAGTAGATTATACCAAGATGAGAGTAGATTATACCAAGATGAGAGTAGATTACACCAAGATGATGGTAGATTATACCAAGATGATGGTAGATTACACCAAGATGATGGTAGATTACACCAAGATAATGGTAGATTATACCAAGATGAGAGTAGATTACACCAAGATGATGGTAGATTATACCAAGATGATGGTAGATTACACCAAGATAATGGTAGATTATACCAAGATGATGGTAGATTACACCAAGATAATGGTAGATTATACCAAGATGATGGTAGATTACACCAAGATAATGGTAGATTATACCAAGATGATGGTAGATTACACCAAGATGATGGTAGATTACACCAAGATAATGGTAGATTATACCAAGATAATGGTAGATTATACCAAGATGAGAGTAGATTACACCAAGATGATGGTAGATTATACCAAGATGATGGTAGATTATACCAAGATGAGAGTAGATTACACCAAGATGATGGTAGATTACACCAAGATGATGGTAGATTACACCAAGATGAGAGTAGATTATACCAAGATGAGAGTAGATTACACCAAGATGAGAGTAGATTACACCAAGATGAGAGTAAATTACACCGAGATGAGAGTAGATTACACCAAGAAGAGAGTAGATTGCACCAAGATGAAAGTAGACTACACCAAAATGAGAGTAGATAACATCAAATGCACAGTAGACTACTCCAAATACACAGTAGCAGACATCAAGTAG
- the LOC123756251 gene encoding uncharacterized protein produces the protein MISVLDTDRRGRDTDRRGGHRPSWQGHKPSWQGHRPSWGTQTVVAGTQTVVAGTQTVVGDTDRRGRDTDRRGTDTDRREGHRPSWGTQTVVARTQTVVGDTERRSRDTDRRGRDTDRRGRDTDRRGRDTDRRNTDTDRRGGTQTVVAETQTVVAGTQTVVAETQTVVAGTQTVVEGTQTVVGDTDRRGRDTDRRGGHRPLWQRHRPSWQRHRPSWQRHRPSWQRHKPSWQRHRPSWQGHRPSWQGHRPSWGTQTVVAETQTVVAGTQTVVAETQTVVAETQTVVAETQTVVAETQTVVAGTQTVVAGTQTVVAETQTVVAETQTVVAETQTVVAGTQTVVAETQTVVAGTQTVVAETQTVVAGTQTVVAETQTVVAETQTVVAETQTVVAETQTVVAETQTVVAGTQTVVAGTQTVVAETQTVVAETQTVVAGTQTVVARTQTVVRDTDRREGHRPSWQGHRPSWGDTDRRGRDTDRRGRDTDRRGRDTDRRGRDTDRRGRDTDRRGRDTDRRGRDTDRRGCSYRPHAQAP, from the exons ATGATATCAGTGCT GGACACAGACCGTCGTGGCAGGGACACAGACCGTCGTGGGGGACACAGACCGTCGTGGCAGGGACACAAACCGTCGTGGCAGGGACACAGACCGTCGTGGGGGACACAGACCGTCGTGGCAGGGACACAGACCGTCGTGGCAGGGACACAGACCGTCGTGGGGGACACAGACCGTCGTGGCAGGGACACAGACCGTCGTGGCACGGACACAGACCGTCGTGAGGGACACAGACCGTCGTGGGGGACACAGACCGTCGTGGCACGGACACAGACCGTCGTGGGGGACACAGAACGTCGTAGCAGGGACACAGACCGTCGTGGCAGAGACACTGACCGTCGTGGCAGAGACACAGACCGTCGTGGCAGGGACACAGACCGTCGTAACACGGACACAGACCGTCGTGGGGGAACACAGACCGTCGTAGCAGAGACACAGACCGTCGTGGCAGGGACACAGACCGTCGTAGCAGAGACACAGACCGTCGTGGCAGGGACACAGACCGTCGTGGAAGGGACACAGACCGTCGTGGGGGACACAGACCGTCGTGGCAGAGACACAGACCGTCGTGGGGGACACAGACCGTTGTGGCAGAGACACAGACCGTCGTGGCAGAGACACAGACCGTCGTGGCAGAGACACAGACCGTCGTGGCAGAGACACAAACCGTCGTGGCAGAGACACAGACCGTCGTGGCAGGGACACAGACCGTCGTGGCAGGGACACAGACCGTCGTGGGGGACACAGACCGTCGTGGCAGAGACACAGACCGTCGTGGCAGGGACACAGACCGTCGTGGCAGAGACACAGACCGTCGTGGCAGAGACACAGACCGTCGTGGCAGAGACACAGACCGTCGTGGCAGAGACACAGACCGTCGTGGCAGGGACACAGACCGTCGTGGCAGGGACACAGACCGTCGTGGCAGAGACACAGACCGTCGTGGCAGAGACACAGACCGTCGTGGCAGAGACACAGACCGTCGTGGCAGGGACACAGACCGTCGTGGCAGAGACACAGACCGTCGTGGCAGGGACACAGACCGTCGTGGCAGAGACACAGACCGTCGTGGCAGGGACACAGACCGTCGTGGCAGAGACACAGACCGTCGTGGCAGAGACACAGACCGTCGTGGCAGAGACACAGACCGTCGTGGCAGAGACACAGACCGTCGTGGCAGAGACACAGACCGTCGTGGCAGGGACACAGACCGTCGTGGCAGGGACACAGACCGTCGTGGCAGAGACACAGACCGTCGTGGCAGAGACACAGACCGTCGTGGCAGGGACACAGACCGTCGTGGCACGGACACAGACCGTCGTGAGGGACACAGACCGTCGTGAGGGACACAGACCGTCGTGGCAGGGACACAGACCGTCGTGGGGGGACACAGACCGTCGTGGCAGGGACACAGACCGTCGTGGCAGAGACACAGACCGTCGTGGCAGGGACACAGACCGTCGTGGCAGAGACACAGACCGTCGTGGCAGAGACACAGACCGTCGTGGCAGAGACACAGACCGTCGTGGCAGAGACACAGACCGTCGTGGCTGCTCATACCGACCACACGCCCAAGCACCTTGA